In a single window of the Thunnus albacares chromosome 1, fThuAlb1.1, whole genome shotgun sequence genome:
- the LOC122980741 gene encoding zinc finger protein 821 isoform X4: MTTKRTQCRLQGAGVKEESEEGSDHSNNFVCPLCTLDFSSPEKLISHVYQHTTMMSNTKSYVCPVCGRALSSPGSLGRHLLIHSEDRLSNCAVCGAHFTDTNNFNREKLKDVLDTTRMDVTGERDSCSMSQSLSSSPMSSPGPGTHSCHGPGPSPSSCQGPQSCQAPDPNTNLCQAHRTCQGPGHISSQCQGPRPCHGPGPCTGSDQGPSFPSLPDSLLSEGPSLASIPDALNSSSSGLPPIPDILSPMPVYPAGVLLVCNSCVAYQQLVEAQSPMRKWALRRKNEPLEARMQRLERERTAKKNKRACETEEEREMRRLRDREAKRMQRMQESEEQRARRLQRDREAMRLKRANETPEKRQARLIREREAKRIKRRLEKIDPALRTQIEHDPAAMAALTADMSLFQFPCPMPVPSIDNGLFMKLP; this comes from the exons ATGACCACCAAGAGAACGCAGTGCCGCCTACAAGGAGCGGGAGTCAAAGAG GAGAGCGAGGAAGGGTCAGACCACAGCAACAACTTTGTATGTCCTCTCTGCACGCTGGATTTCAGCAGCCCTGAGAAACTCATCTCCCATGTCTACCAG CACACGACTATGATGAGCAACACCAAGAGCTATGTGTGCCCAGTGTGTGGGCGAGCCCTGAGTTCGCCTGGCTCGCTTGGACGGCATCTTCTCATCCACTCCGAGGACCGCCTCTCCAACTGCGCTGTCTGTGGCGCACACTTCACAGACACCAACAACTTTAACAG GGAGAAGCTTAAAGATGTTCTCGACACAACCAGGATGGATGTCACCGGTGAGAGGGACTCGTGCTCCATGTCCCAGTCGCTCTCCAGCAGCCCCATGTCCAGCCCGGGCCCAGGTACTCACTCCTGTCACGGACCGGGCCCGAGCCCCAGTTCATGTCAGGGCCCTCAGTCATGTCAAGCACCTGACCCCAACACCAACCTATGTCAAGCTCATCGTACCTGCCAAGGACCAGGCCACATCTCCAGCCAGTGTCAAGGCCCCAGACCATGTCATGGTCCAGGACCATGCACGGGCTCCGACCAAGGGCCCTCCTTCCCCTCACTGCCCGACAGTCTCCTCTCTGAAGGGCCATCGCTCGCCTCTATCCCTGATGCTCTtaactcctcttcctctggccTTCCTCCTATCCCAGACATCCTCAGCCCTATGCCTGTGTATCCTGCCGGGGTGCTGCTGGTGTGCAACAGCTGCGTGGCCTATCAGCAGTTGGTGGAGGCCCAGTCGCCGATGCGAAAATGGGCTCTGCGCAGGAAGAACGAACCCTTGGAGGCCCGCATGCAGCGCCTGGAGCGCGAACGCACGGCGAAGAAGAATAAACGCGCGTGTGAGAcggaagaggagagggagatgaGGAGGCTGCGGGACCGCGAGGCCAAGCGCATGCAGAGGATGCAGGAATCAGAGGAGCAGCGGGCACGCAGGCTGCAGAGGGACAGGGAGGCCATGCGTTTGAAGAGGGCAAACGAGACGCCCGAGAAGAGGCAGGCCAGGCTGATCCGCGAGAGGGAGGCCAAGAGGATCAAGCGGCGACTGGAGAAGATCGACCCTGCTCTGAGGACGCAGATAGAGCATGACCCTGCTGCTATGGCCGCCCTCACAGCAGACATGAGTCTCTTTCAGTTCCCCTGTCCCATGCCTGTCCCTTCCATTGATAATGGTCTGTTCATGAAGCTGCCATAA
- the LOC122980741 gene encoding zinc finger protein 821 isoform X3 codes for MGPFHTSGITGLQHTINMDGRDEFTEDSECCSNNSQEVLGQDSISEDSDSDPDNHGEDSSSNTSADDHMTTKRTQCRLQGAGVKEESEEGSDHSNNFVCPLCTLDFSSPEKLISHVYQHTTMMSNTKSYVCPVCGRALSSPGSLGRHLLIHSEDRLSNCAVCGAHFTDTNNFNREKLKDVLDTTRMDVTGERDSCSMSQSLSSSPMSSPGPGTHSCHGPGPSPSSCQGPQSCQAPDPNTNLCQAHRTCQGPGHISSQCQGPRPCHGPGPCTGSDQGPSFPSLPDSLLSEGPSLASIPDALNSSSSGLPPIPDILSPMPVYPAGVLLVCNSCVAYQQLVEAQSPMRKWALRRKNEPLEARMQRLERERTAKKNKRACETEEEREMRRLRDREAKRMQRMQESEEQRARRLQRDREAMRLKRANETPEKRQARLIREREAKRIKRRLEKIDPALRTQIEHDPAAMAALTADMSLFQFPCPMPVPSIDNGLFMKLP; via the exons ATGG GGCCATTCCACACTTCAGGCATCACAGGACTTCAGCACACTATTAACATGGATGGCAGGGACGAATTCACCGAGGACAGTGAATGCTGCAGCAACAACTCCCAGGAGGTCCTTGGACAGGATAGCATCTCAG AAGACAGCGATAGTGACCCTGACAACCACGGTGAAGACTCATCCTCCAACACCTCAGCCGACGACCACATGACCACCAAGAGAACGCAGTGCCGCCTACAAGGAGCGGGAGTCAAAGAG GAGAGCGAGGAAGGGTCAGACCACAGCAACAACTTTGTATGTCCTCTCTGCACGCTGGATTTCAGCAGCCCTGAGAAACTCATCTCCCATGTCTACCAG CACACGACTATGATGAGCAACACCAAGAGCTATGTGTGCCCAGTGTGTGGGCGAGCCCTGAGTTCGCCTGGCTCGCTTGGACGGCATCTTCTCATCCACTCCGAGGACCGCCTCTCCAACTGCGCTGTCTGTGGCGCACACTTCACAGACACCAACAACTTTAACAG GGAGAAGCTTAAAGATGTTCTCGACACAACCAGGATGGATGTCACCGGTGAGAGGGACTCGTGCTCCATGTCCCAGTCGCTCTCCAGCAGCCCCATGTCCAGCCCGGGCCCAGGTACTCACTCCTGTCACGGACCGGGCCCGAGCCCCAGTTCATGTCAGGGCCCTCAGTCATGTCAAGCACCTGACCCCAACACCAACCTATGTCAAGCTCATCGTACCTGCCAAGGACCAGGCCACATCTCCAGCCAGTGTCAAGGCCCCAGACCATGTCATGGTCCAGGACCATGCACGGGCTCCGACCAAGGGCCCTCCTTCCCCTCACTGCCCGACAGTCTCCTCTCTGAAGGGCCATCGCTCGCCTCTATCCCTGATGCTCTtaactcctcttcctctggccTTCCTCCTATCCCAGACATCCTCAGCCCTATGCCTGTGTATCCTGCCGGGGTGCTGCTGGTGTGCAACAGCTGCGTGGCCTATCAGCAGTTGGTGGAGGCCCAGTCGCCGATGCGAAAATGGGCTCTGCGCAGGAAGAACGAACCCTTGGAGGCCCGCATGCAGCGCCTGGAGCGCGAACGCACGGCGAAGAAGAATAAACGCGCGTGTGAGAcggaagaggagagggagatgaGGAGGCTGCGGGACCGCGAGGCCAAGCGCATGCAGAGGATGCAGGAATCAGAGGAGCAGCGGGCACGCAGGCTGCAGAGGGACAGGGAGGCCATGCGTTTGAAGAGGGCAAACGAGACGCCCGAGAAGAGGCAGGCCAGGCTGATCCGCGAGAGGGAGGCCAAGAGGATCAAGCGGCGACTGGAGAAGATCGACCCTGCTCTGAGGACGCAGATAGAGCATGACCCTGCTGCTATGGCCGCCCTCACAGCAGACATGAGTCTCTTTCAGTTCCCCTGTCCCATGCCTGTCCCTTCCATTGATAATGGTCTGTTCATGAAGCTGCCATAA
- the LOC122980741 gene encoding zinc finger protein 821 isoform X2 → MSRRKQTNPFKVDWPFHTSGITGLQHTINMDGRDEFTEDSECCSNNSQEVLGQDSISDSDSDPDNHGEDSSSNTSADDHMTTKRTQCRLQGAGVKEESEEGSDHSNNFVCPLCTLDFSSPEKLISHVYQHTTMMSNTKSYVCPVCGRALSSPGSLGRHLLIHSEDRLSNCAVCGAHFTDTNNFNREKLKDVLDTTRMDVTGERDSCSMSQSLSSSPMSSPGPGTHSCHGPGPSPSSCQGPQSCQAPDPNTNLCQAHRTCQGPGHISSQCQGPRPCHGPGPCTGSDQGPSFPSLPDSLLSEGPSLASIPDALNSSSSGLPPIPDILSPMPVYPAGVLLVCNSCVAYQQLVEAQSPMRKWALRRKNEPLEARMQRLERERTAKKNKRACETEEEREMRRLRDREAKRMQRMQESEEQRARRLQRDREAMRLKRANETPEKRQARLIREREAKRIKRRLEKIDPALRTQIEHDPAAMAALTADMSLFQFPCPMPVPSIDNGLFMKLP, encoded by the exons ATGTCCAGGCGAAAACAGACCAACCCCTTCAAAGTTGACT GGCCATTCCACACTTCAGGCATCACAGGACTTCAGCACACTATTAACATGGATGGCAGGGACGAATTCACCGAGGACAGTGAATGCTGCAGCAACAACTCCCAGGAGGTCCTTGGACAGGATAGCATCTCAG ACAGCGATAGTGACCCTGACAACCACGGTGAAGACTCATCCTCCAACACCTCAGCCGACGACCACATGACCACCAAGAGAACGCAGTGCCGCCTACAAGGAGCGGGAGTCAAAGAG GAGAGCGAGGAAGGGTCAGACCACAGCAACAACTTTGTATGTCCTCTCTGCACGCTGGATTTCAGCAGCCCTGAGAAACTCATCTCCCATGTCTACCAG CACACGACTATGATGAGCAACACCAAGAGCTATGTGTGCCCAGTGTGTGGGCGAGCCCTGAGTTCGCCTGGCTCGCTTGGACGGCATCTTCTCATCCACTCCGAGGACCGCCTCTCCAACTGCGCTGTCTGTGGCGCACACTTCACAGACACCAACAACTTTAACAG GGAGAAGCTTAAAGATGTTCTCGACACAACCAGGATGGATGTCACCGGTGAGAGGGACTCGTGCTCCATGTCCCAGTCGCTCTCCAGCAGCCCCATGTCCAGCCCGGGCCCAGGTACTCACTCCTGTCACGGACCGGGCCCGAGCCCCAGTTCATGTCAGGGCCCTCAGTCATGTCAAGCACCTGACCCCAACACCAACCTATGTCAAGCTCATCGTACCTGCCAAGGACCAGGCCACATCTCCAGCCAGTGTCAAGGCCCCAGACCATGTCATGGTCCAGGACCATGCACGGGCTCCGACCAAGGGCCCTCCTTCCCCTCACTGCCCGACAGTCTCCTCTCTGAAGGGCCATCGCTCGCCTCTATCCCTGATGCTCTtaactcctcttcctctggccTTCCTCCTATCCCAGACATCCTCAGCCCTATGCCTGTGTATCCTGCCGGGGTGCTGCTGGTGTGCAACAGCTGCGTGGCCTATCAGCAGTTGGTGGAGGCCCAGTCGCCGATGCGAAAATGGGCTCTGCGCAGGAAGAACGAACCCTTGGAGGCCCGCATGCAGCGCCTGGAGCGCGAACGCACGGCGAAGAAGAATAAACGCGCGTGTGAGAcggaagaggagagggagatgaGGAGGCTGCGGGACCGCGAGGCCAAGCGCATGCAGAGGATGCAGGAATCAGAGGAGCAGCGGGCACGCAGGCTGCAGAGGGACAGGGAGGCCATGCGTTTGAAGAGGGCAAACGAGACGCCCGAGAAGAGGCAGGCCAGGCTGATCCGCGAGAGGGAGGCCAAGAGGATCAAGCGGCGACTGGAGAAGATCGACCCTGCTCTGAGGACGCAGATAGAGCATGACCCTGCTGCTATGGCCGCCCTCACAGCAGACATGAGTCTCTTTCAGTTCCCCTGTCCCATGCCTGTCCCTTCCATTGATAATGGTCTGTTCATGAAGCTGCCATAA
- the LOC122980741 gene encoding zinc finger protein 821 isoform X1: MSRRKQTNPFKVDWPFHTSGITGLQHTINMDGRDEFTEDSECCSNNSQEVLGQDSISEDSDSDPDNHGEDSSSNTSADDHMTTKRTQCRLQGAGVKEESEEGSDHSNNFVCPLCTLDFSSPEKLISHVYQHTTMMSNTKSYVCPVCGRALSSPGSLGRHLLIHSEDRLSNCAVCGAHFTDTNNFNREKLKDVLDTTRMDVTGERDSCSMSQSLSSSPMSSPGPGTHSCHGPGPSPSSCQGPQSCQAPDPNTNLCQAHRTCQGPGHISSQCQGPRPCHGPGPCTGSDQGPSFPSLPDSLLSEGPSLASIPDALNSSSSGLPPIPDILSPMPVYPAGVLLVCNSCVAYQQLVEAQSPMRKWALRRKNEPLEARMQRLERERTAKKNKRACETEEEREMRRLRDREAKRMQRMQESEEQRARRLQRDREAMRLKRANETPEKRQARLIREREAKRIKRRLEKIDPALRTQIEHDPAAMAALTADMSLFQFPCPMPVPSIDNGLFMKLP, encoded by the exons ATGTCCAGGCGAAAACAGACCAACCCCTTCAAAGTTGACT GGCCATTCCACACTTCAGGCATCACAGGACTTCAGCACACTATTAACATGGATGGCAGGGACGAATTCACCGAGGACAGTGAATGCTGCAGCAACAACTCCCAGGAGGTCCTTGGACAGGATAGCATCTCAG AAGACAGCGATAGTGACCCTGACAACCACGGTGAAGACTCATCCTCCAACACCTCAGCCGACGACCACATGACCACCAAGAGAACGCAGTGCCGCCTACAAGGAGCGGGAGTCAAAGAG GAGAGCGAGGAAGGGTCAGACCACAGCAACAACTTTGTATGTCCTCTCTGCACGCTGGATTTCAGCAGCCCTGAGAAACTCATCTCCCATGTCTACCAG CACACGACTATGATGAGCAACACCAAGAGCTATGTGTGCCCAGTGTGTGGGCGAGCCCTGAGTTCGCCTGGCTCGCTTGGACGGCATCTTCTCATCCACTCCGAGGACCGCCTCTCCAACTGCGCTGTCTGTGGCGCACACTTCACAGACACCAACAACTTTAACAG GGAGAAGCTTAAAGATGTTCTCGACACAACCAGGATGGATGTCACCGGTGAGAGGGACTCGTGCTCCATGTCCCAGTCGCTCTCCAGCAGCCCCATGTCCAGCCCGGGCCCAGGTACTCACTCCTGTCACGGACCGGGCCCGAGCCCCAGTTCATGTCAGGGCCCTCAGTCATGTCAAGCACCTGACCCCAACACCAACCTATGTCAAGCTCATCGTACCTGCCAAGGACCAGGCCACATCTCCAGCCAGTGTCAAGGCCCCAGACCATGTCATGGTCCAGGACCATGCACGGGCTCCGACCAAGGGCCCTCCTTCCCCTCACTGCCCGACAGTCTCCTCTCTGAAGGGCCATCGCTCGCCTCTATCCCTGATGCTCTtaactcctcttcctctggccTTCCTCCTATCCCAGACATCCTCAGCCCTATGCCTGTGTATCCTGCCGGGGTGCTGCTGGTGTGCAACAGCTGCGTGGCCTATCAGCAGTTGGTGGAGGCCCAGTCGCCGATGCGAAAATGGGCTCTGCGCAGGAAGAACGAACCCTTGGAGGCCCGCATGCAGCGCCTGGAGCGCGAACGCACGGCGAAGAAGAATAAACGCGCGTGTGAGAcggaagaggagagggagatgaGGAGGCTGCGGGACCGCGAGGCCAAGCGCATGCAGAGGATGCAGGAATCAGAGGAGCAGCGGGCACGCAGGCTGCAGAGGGACAGGGAGGCCATGCGTTTGAAGAGGGCAAACGAGACGCCCGAGAAGAGGCAGGCCAGGCTGATCCGCGAGAGGGAGGCCAAGAGGATCAAGCGGCGACTGGAGAAGATCGACCCTGCTCTGAGGACGCAGATAGAGCATGACCCTGCTGCTATGGCCGCCCTCACAGCAGACATGAGTCTCTTTCAGTTCCCCTGTCCCATGCCTGTCCCTTCCATTGATAATGGTCTGTTCATGAAGCTGCCATAA